The Lepus europaeus isolate LE1 chromosome 1, mLepTim1.pri, whole genome shotgun sequence genome contains the following window.
aaatgaatgaaatacatagtttttttcattaaaCTTCTTTGGATATAAATAAAGCAACTCATGCTTGGGTTAGTTGCTATTGCTTTTTGGGGAAAGGCCCATATGGAGGTCGGAGGAGCCAGCATGCGAGTGGCCCCGAGAACATACCTCATCACAGCCGGCACATCGGGGTTTCTCGCTGTCACAGTAGTGTCTGCCGCAGAACAGCTTCCCGTTCTTCCAGAAATAAATCATGTCGACCAGCAGTTCAGAGCAGGTGCTGCAGACAAAACACGCTGGGTGCCACAGTTTATCGTAGCCGGCCCTCTCAGCATAGATGGCGGGGTCGCCCTCCTTCATGCTCAGCTTGCAGCAATAGCAGAACTGCGAGGGAAGGCATCCAAGAGAGTCACCTAACAAGCCTAACACCCACTTCTCTCACCCTGGACTATGACAGCAGTGTTTCCTGAATTAGTCATTGACGTAGACGCTACTCATCATAATTTTCATCTTGATGTTACATACAGGCTCTCAAAATTCATGACGTTAGAGCTTGCTGGTACTTTTCTCAGGACCCAGCCTGACTGGCAGATTGCTAGCTGGGTCTTGATATTACAGTAAGCTTAGTTCTTTGCTCATCTGTGTCACAACTGTTTTCTACTTTCATCCTACTAAAAAAGGATTTACATTTCCCTCTCTAGGagacctaaaaaaaaaatgcttgacaATACAGCCATGAAAATTTAATTCTGAATTTTGGGAATGAACTCACAAGCAAAACTGAATTAACCTAAGCGCACATTATTCTTATGTATGGGAAGTGATGAGCAATTAACACCAGAATTGTGTTTAGAAACAAATTCTAGACTCATATGTTGTATTCAAGCAGGATGCCAATGCCAACTACTGTGTATGCATCAAACTCACAACTATCCTTGGCAAAAGATACTCAGAAAATCTGGCTTCAGACAGAAGTGTCATACACGATGGCTTTCTCATGACTTAGGACAAAAGTCTAACTCAGGGTTAATGAACTTATTTCTCTTAGTCCTtctggaaacagaaaaagagcCCTCCCATCCAAAAAGTTCAAAGACAGGGAAAGAAGCTGTAAAACATCAAACCAACCACGCCACTTACATACTGAGTTCCTTTGTACTCGGCAGATTTGTTCTCCATGGGCCCCATGGCTGCCGGGGTGCTTCTGTCCCCCGCGGGGATGTAGAGTTTGTCGGGGCTGGGACTACCCATCTCATAGGGAAGTTTCACATCTCCTACGCCCAGCGCCTCACTCTTGTATTTCTTCACAAACTGCTCCATCTCCTTCACCTCTTTGGGAGATAACTCATGGCACTTGGAAGGGTCCTGGTCATGTGCGGGGAGCTGCTTTGCCAGCTGCTTCTTTCGGTACTGTGCCCCTTCCGAGCCTGCCACTGGCTGTTTCTCCTTGGGCAGCATCTGCATGTACTGTCTGGCCTGAACCACAAGGAGACCAAGGTCAGCTGGGGAAGGCTCTGGCCATCAGACAGGACATCACTGTATCGCACACATCAGAAGCTACTTAGGGAAGAAGAGGCTTTACTCCATCTAATGGGCAGTACAAAGATCTCAGGGGAGAACATTCAAAAATGGTTATGCTAAGTGGATTTAGTTGGGTAAAAAAGAACACAATTCTCTCcatgacattaattttttttccagcctGTAAAATGATTTAGGTTACTACTATTCACTTGAGCTAAATGAACACAGGTGCCACTGAAAATAGAACACAAAGCAAACACAGTAACCACAGCCTGTGGACCAGCAGCATGTTCATCATATGACCAAAGTACCAAAAGACTCACTCCGATGATTTAACTAACCTTAAAAGACTTTTCCGTGTTTTCATCTAATAGCAGGATGAGCCTGACACAAAGCTGCATGCTTTTTGGCTCACACAGTAAAAGAAATATAGTGTGAGATGCTTTTCACAATTTTAATCAAGGGCAGAAACTCTCTTCTTTGGCTATCCATTACCATTTTAAAAGAATCTTCTCTAGTCTAAGATAGCATTACCagattgatgttttaaaaatcttattttcatcTCATTATTAATAATGTTAGACTATTTCATAAAGAAggcaaataaatgtaaatagttGGAAAATTCTAGGCAGTATCTAGTCTAACTTTCAAAAGACTACAAAGGCATTCGATGCCAAAGTAATGAGAACCCCAAAGAGATAATACATGGAAAGAACTGCCCAAAATAAATAGTCCAGGAACTTCAATTGACAGACACCCCTTCTCCCTGTTATTTACCAATGCCTGGTTCTGGACAGGAGGAGCCCATTCATAGGTGACTGTGTTGATGGAGACATTCTTCTTGGCAGCAACTGGATTGGTCAGTATCATAACATTGCGTTTATACATGGGAATTCCATCCGTCTTTAGCTTTGCGATCAGAGTGGTATActtggtgtcttcaaaaagtcgCCCCACTTTTCTGTCCTCTTCATTGCTTAAGAGGACGTCATGTTCTTCTTGGCCACACTTGCAGTTACGAcatatttttctatcattttggATAAGCAGGATAATTAGGATAATTATTAATTGTAACTCATCAATAATAATCATGTATGTTCATAAGTTTACAGGTCATAAAACACCTTTAAATGTATTCTATATAATGGAATGCAAAAGTAAGTCTTTTTTTCAGAGGGTGGGATGAGTATGCACCATATTTAAATgaggagacacagaaacaggGCTTGCTTTCTAAGTATTTGAAAAGTTAGGTCATGATTTAAAAGTGCATGCCCAATGGGGCAGGCCTGCAGGTAACCCCAAAAGGTACtcactctaaataaataaatgaatagggaCCGTCACtgtagcatagaaggttaagcctctgcctgcagtgccagcacccctatgggcaccagttagagtcctggctgctgcacttctgacctagctccctgctagtgtgcctggaaagacaatgaaagatggcccaaatccttgggcctctgcacccacatgagagatccagaggaagctcctggctcctggcttcagcctggcctagccccagtcattgcagccatttggggagtgaaccagcagatgaatctttctctctctctctctctctctctctctctctctctctcgtatgtatctctgtctttcaaataaatacataagtctttgaaaaaaatccaaataaataaatgattaaatccaACAAAAATCATCACAGCAAGaggtttcatattttatttcacgTTAGCATTTCACTGCCTTTCtccaagttgtttttttaagtGACAGACAAGGAGACTGATAAACTTTCCCATCAGAGATGCTCACCCCAGAAGTGGTTTTattcccttgcccatttcttttccTGTCCCTTTCCCCTGTTCTTTTCCTCTCCATTCCTTCCCTCTTCTCACActgcctttctcctttcctctttctctttccttccttgacTTCTCCACTTACTGCCCACCTACCATGTGCTCCATTGCGTATAGAGAGTGAAACGGTGTCTCGCCCCTAAGGACATCGAGTCCTTCTCCCCTCTGTCCAGCACCAGACATTGCAGAGTCCAACACTTGCTCATGCAGCATGCGTGAGTGCCCTCGTACCAAGCAATGGACTTGATACTAGCACGCAGGGATGGAAAAAATGGGTCCAGGTCTAAGCTTCTAGAACTTACTATTTGGTGGGGCGTCAGATGGAAAGTACAGGGTACCTTGAGAGGCTATAATTTTTGGTTGAAACTGGTGAGGAAAGGACTCCATGAGGTGATGTTTAGGTTGAGAGCTGAAGGATGTGTGAGACACAGGTGTGCAGAGTATGGGGGACGGGGGccaaaaaagacaagaaaagcgTCCCAGCctctgggcaggaagaggaggaccTGCAGTGGCCCTGAGTTAGGAGAGATTGTTCCCTTAAAGCTCACAACCACAGAAGAGTGGCAGGACTCTAGTGAGGAGAGCACACGCGGCAGTGACAAGGCTGGAGAGGCAAGCAGGCCTGAGACCACGCAGGGACCGAACGGAAATGTAAAGAAACTCGATCTTCATTCTAAGAGCACCCAGGAGGCACTGAAGACTCTTCGGTAACGGAGTAACACGGTCAGAACTATAACAAAATATTGCAACACCCGCCACATGGAGAAGGGGCTAGGAGTAGAACAGAGGTACAAGTAGGGAAATCATTAATATGCTAACTATGCACCCAGTATACAGTGGTGTGGTCCCAAGTAACAGGTCCGATGGCCGCTTCACAAGTAGAACTTACACCATGGATGTTGCTTCTGTGGTCCAGGCTAAGATGTGTTCTGGCTGGGACTAAAGTATTTGACAGCAGAGATGAAAGGAAAAGAGCACATTTGAGATCTGCTTGAATGTTCAACTGACTGAACTTTGTGATGGATTTGATGTACGCATGGtctatcaaaaaagaaatctgggtTTTTAGTACTAGTGAATTGGGAGAaggaatgttaattttttaaagaaacagatttGGGGTATGAGACAAGAAAAGGATTCAGGTAATAACAGGATATGTGAGGGCtctttgaaaagttcacagaaaatgcacagtatgaagaaactatgcatgaatctcaattcttttgtaccaaaataaactttacttttaatttcacttttccacaaactttttgaagctctgaTCATATGGTTCCACTCTTATGTAAATAAGAGAGGTGTCTGTGTGGGGAGAGAGGTGGGGATGGTAAGAGAATACATTTGTGGACACTTccaaaagataatggaaaattgaattaaaaggagTTCAAGTGCAAAAAAGCTTGATATCCATGCGTAGTTttatcataatacacatttctcacaAACCTTCTTAAGAAGCCTCATATGAGTCTAGGTGAATTGTAACTAAAAATGTCCTACTATGCttgaatatcatttttttttttccaagtaggGAAAGTCTATGGCtgattcattaaaattttaaaatcatggcTATAGCATAAGCCtcatctgcctcctccctccaagATGGAGAGCTGTGGGGACCCGCCTTGGTAAGGAGGCTCAGGAAGACTGGCACGGTGCTTTTggttgagctgtcaccactgaaGCCGGGGGAGACTACTTTCCTTCCAGACCCCTAACCCCATGGATGCATTTCCTCAAGGATAAGGGCCAGCTACAATTCACCACACCAGATGGAAACCCCTATAAAACCAGGACTAAGCATCGAGAGCTGTCCATTGTGGAAAAGTGCACTATTTACCAATcacctagttaaaaaaaaaaaaaacaattggaaTAGTAGTCagcaataaaaaatagaatttaattctatcatttgcagaaaaatggttggaactggaggaCTTCATGTTGAGGGAAATAggccagacacagacagacaaatagtgtatgttctctcttatatgtggggttaaattaaaaaaaaaaaaaaaaatcaaaaacggaaatgtctgtgtgtatcagtctTGCTGCAGTGTTTGGTcaaattttgctttaaatatttgcaaacaaatgTTCAGAACCATATACTCCTATAGTTTTGATGATTTTGTTGgactatttttaaacattttttatgagTGAAGTAGaacatcttttcctttgattactatatatagcccttgcctatttccTTGCTGAACTAAGGtctttgctgaactctttagttagtgcAGCAAAAAGCCTTTGACAAtaaggtaaattaaaaataagccatctcaagaaaaaataaaatgttcaaaaaaataaatatttttttctggggTTTCAGGTTGTAATGTCATACATTTGATTCCTCATATTTAAATTGGAAAATGTTATTCTTAGAAATCCTTTAATGAATGCTTAGAGTTGTTTGGAAGCTATTTcacaaatttattaaaaagaaaaccttgttGAGAAATTGGGGAAGAAAAGAATGTTATCTTGGTATCCAAAAGTAGACATGAGAATAAGTGGAATAttgccatatatattttttttgacaggtagaattagacagtgagagagatagagacagagagaaaagtcttccttccgttgcttcaccccccaagtggccgctacagctggcgcactgtgctgatctgaagcctggagccaggtgcttccttccggtctcccatgtgggtgcagggcccaagcacttgggccatcctccactgccttcccgggccacagcaaagagctggactggaaga
Protein-coding sequences here:
- the TES gene encoding testin isoform X2 — encoded protein: MDLDAKMKKMGLGHEQGFGAPCLKCKDKCEGFELHFWRKICRNCKCGQEEHDVLLSNEEDRKVGRLFEDTKYTTLIAKLKTDGIPMYKRNVMILTNPVAAKKNVSINTVTYEWAPPVQNQALARQYMQMLPKEKQPVAGSEGAQYRKKQLAKQLPAHDQDPSKCHELSPKEVKEMEQFVKKYKSEALGVGDVKLPYEMGSPSPDKLYIPAGDRSTPAAMGPMENKSAEYKGTQYFCYCCKLSMKEGDPAIYAERAGYDKLWHPACFVCSTCSELLVDMIYFWKNGKLFCGRHYCDSEKPRCAGCDELIFSNEYTQAENQNWHLKHFCCFDCDNILAGEIYVMVNDKPVCKPCYVKNHAVVCQGCHNAIDPEVQRVTYNDFSWHASTQCFLCSCCSKCLIGQKFMPVEGMVFCSVECKKMMS
- the TES gene encoding testin isoform X1, translated to MGLGHEQGFGAPCLKCKDKCEGFELHFWRKICRNCKCGQEEHDVLLSNEEDRKVGRLFEDTKYTTLIAKLKTDGIPMYKRNVMILTNPVAAKKNVSINTVTYEWAPPVQNQALARQYMQMLPKEKQPVAGSEGAQYRKKQLAKQLPAHDQDPSKCHELSPKEVKEMEQFVKKYKSEALGVGDVKLPYEMGSPSPDKLYIPAGDRSTPAAMGPMENKSAEYKGTQYFCYCCKLSMKEGDPAIYAERAGYDKLWHPACFVCSTCSELLVDMIYFWKNGKLFCGRHYCDSEKPRCAGCDELIFSNEYTQAENQNWHLKHFCCFDCDNILAGEIYVMVNDKPVCKPCYVKNHAVVRSIRGGSLTSACFETRICASL